One Roseburia rectibacter DNA window includes the following coding sequences:
- a CDS encoding Hpt domain-containing protein, which translates to MTLEECYKEMGADLQEVLRRLKTEERIGKFLKLILTDTNYESLCKALEEKDYEQAFTHVHNLKGLAMNLGLTPLLIPAQELCEELRDGEPERELKPLLDEVAAAYQKVLGIVERLD; encoded by the coding sequence ATGACGCTGGAAGAATGTTACAAGGAGATGGGCGCAGATTTACAGGAGGTCTTACGGCGGCTCAAGACGGAGGAGAGGATCGGGAAATTTTTAAAACTGATTCTGACGGATACGAATTATGAGTCGCTGTGTAAGGCACTGGAAGAAAAGGATTATGAGCAGGCGTTTACACATGTACATAATTTAAAGGGACTTGCGATGAATCTGGGACTGACGCCGCTTCTCATTCCGGCACAGGAGTTATGCGAAGAACTTAGGGATGGCGAACCGGAAAGGGAGCTTAAACCGCTTTTGGATGAGGTGGCGGCGGCTTATCAGAAAGTCCTTGGTATTGTCGAAAGACTTGACTGA